The Strix uralensis isolate ZFMK-TIS-50842 chromosome 13, bStrUra1, whole genome shotgun sequence genome window below encodes:
- the TSPAN6 gene encoding tetraspanin-6 isoform X2: protein MASPSRRLQTKPVITCLKSVLLTYTFVFWVSGIVLLAVGVWGRVSLAVYFSLLDEKATNVPFVLVGAGTVVVLLGTFGCFATCRGSTWMLKLIKTNFESNLNLALRDYNVTADRHSEAVDTIQRTLHCCGVQNYSDWERTEYFTQRGIPRSCCKSQDDCSEEDLKDPSKAKLKVFVDGCFFLVTSTMESKMSVVAGISFGIACFQLVGIILACCLSQYITNNQYEMV, encoded by the exons ATGGCGTCCCCGTCGCGGCGGCTGCAGACGAAGCCGGTGATCACCTGCCTCAAGAGCGTCCTGCTCACCTACACCTTCGTCTTCTGG gtgTCGGGCATCGTGCTGCTGGCTGTGGGCGTTTGGGGCAGGGTGAGCCTGGCCGTCTACTTCTCCTTGCTGGATGAGAAGGCCACCAACGTCCCCTTCGTCCTGGTGGGTGCCGGCACCGTCGTCGTCCTCCTGGGCACCTTCGGCTGCTTCGCCACTTGCCGCGGCAGCACCTGGATGCTCAAGCTG ATTAAGACAAACTTTGAGAGTAACCTTAACCTGGCCTTGAGGGACTACAACGTGACCGCGGATCGGCACAGCGAGGCTGTTGACACCATCCAGAGGACT ctgcactGCTGTGGGGTGCAGAACTATTCGGACTGGGAGAGGACTGAGTACTTCACCCAGAGGGGCATCCCCCGCAGCTGCTGCAAGAGCCAGGATGACTGCTCGGAGGAGGATCTGAAAGACCCAAGCAAAGCCAAGCTGAAAGTGTTTGTGGAT GGTTGTTTTTTCCTGGTGACGTCGACGATGGAGTCAAAAATGAGTGTTGTGGCTGGAATCTCCTTTGGCATCGCATGCTTCCAG ttagTTGGCATCATTCTCGCCTGCTGCCTGTCCCAGTACATCACAAACAATCAGTATGAGATGGTGTAG
- the TNMD gene encoding tenomodulin, whose product MGGTARESPEDCRFLDAEASKVRKKTCTRYQICGLLFSVLLISLILIFFGVKYLWNPTPRKVYDMEHMFFSHGEKKKIVMEIDPLARTETFRSGNGSEEILEIHDFKNGITGIFFVGLQKCFIKTQTKVLPETTEAKIPELEGEEITTTYFEQSVVWVPGEKPIQNKEFLKSSKIFDICRNVTIYWIHPTPIAAPELANLEGAEEEDPELLVDNQSWLDGGSEQEVEKDVQPGPKRRARQLTEEDLPVNDYSENGLEFHPLWDERGYCCAQCRRANRYCRRVCEPLLGYYPYPYCYQGGRVICRIIMPCNWWIARMLGRV is encoded by the exons ATGGGAGGGACGGCTCGGGAGAGCCCGGAGGACTGCCGCTTTCTGGAT GCAGAAGCATCCAAGGTGCGAAAGAAGACCTGCACCAGATACCAGATCTGCGGACTGCTCTTCAGCGTGCTGCTCATTTCTcttattctgatattttttggTGTCAAATATCTCTGGAACCCAACACCCAGAAAA GTTTACGACATGGAACACATGTTTTTCAGCCATGGCGAGAAGAAGAAGATTGTGATGGAAATCGACCCACTGGCCAGGACAGAGACCTTCAGGAGTGGGAATGGCAGCGAGGAAATCCTGGAGATCCATGACTTCAAAAAC GGAATAACTGGCATCTTCTTTGTGGGACTTCAAAAATGTTTCATCAAAACTCAGACTAAAGTCCTACCTGAGACGACAGAGGCCAAGATCCCCGAGCTTGAG GGAGAAGAAATCACAACCACCTACTTTGAGCAGTCCGTGGTCTGGGTGCCTGGGGAAAAGCCCATTCAGAACAAGGAGTTCCTGAAGAGCTCCAAAATTTTTGATATCTGCAGAAATGTAACCATCTACTGGATCCACCCCACACCAATAGCAG CTCCTGAGTTGGCCAACCTTGAAGGGGCAGAAGAAGAAGACCCTGAGCTGCTCGTAGACAACCAGAGCTGGTTGGACGGCGGGAGCGAACAAGAGGTGGAGAAGGATGTGCAGCCAGGCCCTAAGCGTCGGGCACGGCAGCTCACCGAGGAGGACCTGCCCGTCAATGACTAT TCGGAGAACGGGCTGGAATTCCACCCCTTGTGGGATGAGCGAGGCTACTGCTGTGCCCAGTGCCGCCGTGCCAACCGCTACTGCCGGCGGGTCTGTGAGCCCCTCCTGGGCTACTACCCCTACCCCTACTGCTACCAGGGCGGAAGGGTCATCTGCCGGATCATCATGCCCTGCAACTGGTGGATTGCGCGGATGCTGGGCAGGGTGTAG
- the TSPAN6 gene encoding tetraspanin-6 isoform X1 produces the protein MASPSRRLQTKPVITCLKSVLLTYTFVFWVSGIVLLAVGVWGRVSLAVYFSLLDEKATNVPFVLVGAGTVVVLLGTFGCFATCRGSTWMLKLYAMLLSLIFLIVLVAAVVGFVFRHEIKTNFESNLNLALRDYNVTADRHSEAVDTIQRTLHCCGVQNYSDWERTEYFTQRGIPRSCCKSQDDCSEEDLKDPSKAKLKVFVDGCFFLVTSTMESKMSVVAGISFGIACFQLVGIILACCLSQYITNNQYEMV, from the exons ATGGCGTCCCCGTCGCGGCGGCTGCAGACGAAGCCGGTGATCACCTGCCTCAAGAGCGTCCTGCTCACCTACACCTTCGTCTTCTGG gtgTCGGGCATCGTGCTGCTGGCTGTGGGCGTTTGGGGCAGGGTGAGCCTGGCCGTCTACTTCTCCTTGCTGGATGAGAAGGCCACCAACGTCCCCTTCGTCCTGGTGGGTGCCGGCACCGTCGTCGTCCTCCTGGGCACCTTCGGCTGCTTCGCCACTTGCCGCGGCAGCACCTGGATGCTCAAGCTG TACGCCATGCTCCTGTCCCTCATCTTCCTCATTGTCCTGGTGGCCGCCGTTGTTGGGTTCGTCTTCAGGCATGAG ATTAAGACAAACTTTGAGAGTAACCTTAACCTGGCCTTGAGGGACTACAACGTGACCGCGGATCGGCACAGCGAGGCTGTTGACACCATCCAGAGGACT ctgcactGCTGTGGGGTGCAGAACTATTCGGACTGGGAGAGGACTGAGTACTTCACCCAGAGGGGCATCCCCCGCAGCTGCTGCAAGAGCCAGGATGACTGCTCGGAGGAGGATCTGAAAGACCCAAGCAAAGCCAAGCTGAAAGTGTTTGTGGAT GGTTGTTTTTTCCTGGTGACGTCGACGATGGAGTCAAAAATGAGTGTTGTGGCTGGAATCTCCTTTGGCATCGCATGCTTCCAG ttagTTGGCATCATTCTCGCCTGCTGCCTGTCCCAGTACATCACAAACAATCAGTATGAGATGGTGTAG